The Myxococcales bacterium genome contains a region encoding:
- a CDS encoding aminotransferase class I/II-fold pyridoxal phosphate-dependent enzyme, with protein MNSIAAELNEELEKSAPEIYAMLSSYGQRAYFPKGILSQSAEAKAKAHRFNATIGIATEGGGPMFLDSINQHLSSLPAKDVYPYAPPAGQPGLRERWREKLLAENPSLAGKTFGQPITTSAITHGLGLAAEMFTDPGDVLLLPDKLWGNYRLCFENHFGAKIETFPFFDGEGFNVPGFAQSLERNAAGRDKLIVLLNFPNNPTGYMPTCAEGEGIVNALVGQAERGTKLVVLADDAYFGLFYHLGGESMTESLFGLLTNCHPNILAVKLDGATKELFVWGLRCGFITFGPGRSSGAAEACAVLEAKVRGMIRAGVSNASQLSQTLVQNALGSSDIAAERQLKLDVLCARASRVYEVARAPRYSESWRVYPFNSGYFMLIEVKGVEAERLRLHLLDEHGVGLIATGKHDLRVAFSCLETDDVEPLFEIVHKAIQELN; from the coding sequence TTGAACTCCATTGCCGCTGAGTTGAACGAAGAGCTAGAGAAGAGCGCCCCCGAAATTTACGCCATGCTGTCCAGCTACGGACAGCGCGCCTATTTTCCGAAGGGGATCCTCAGCCAGTCCGCAGAGGCCAAGGCCAAGGCACATCGATTCAACGCAACCATTGGGATCGCCACCGAGGGTGGGGGCCCGATGTTCCTGGATTCAATCAACCAGCACCTTTCGTCCCTTCCGGCCAAGGATGTCTACCCCTACGCCCCACCGGCTGGGCAGCCGGGTTTGCGCGAGCGCTGGCGCGAAAAACTCCTGGCCGAAAATCCGAGCCTCGCGGGCAAGACGTTTGGCCAGCCGATCACCACCAGCGCAATCACTCACGGTCTCGGACTCGCGGCCGAGATGTTTACGGACCCGGGCGACGTGCTGCTGTTGCCCGACAAGCTGTGGGGTAACTATCGCCTCTGTTTCGAAAATCACTTTGGTGCAAAGATCGAGACCTTCCCCTTCTTTGACGGAGAGGGGTTCAACGTCCCCGGGTTTGCGCAGAGTCTCGAGCGCAACGCTGCCGGTCGCGACAAGCTGATCGTGTTGTTGAATTTTCCCAACAACCCGACGGGCTACATGCCGACCTGCGCGGAGGGGGAGGGGATCGTCAACGCGCTGGTGGGTCAGGCGGAGCGCGGAACCAAGCTCGTGGTCCTCGCGGACGACGCCTATTTCGGACTCTTCTATCACCTGGGTGGGGAGTCGATGACCGAATCCTTGTTTGGTCTGCTCACCAATTGTCACCCCAACATCCTGGCGGTGAAGCTCGACGGAGCCACCAAGGAACTGTTCGTCTGGGGACTGCGCTGCGGCTTCATCACCTTTGGACCTGGCCGCAGCAGTGGTGCAGCGGAGGCCTGCGCGGTTTTGGAAGCCAAGGTGCGGGGCATGATCCGGGCCGGCGTGTCGAATGCCTCCCAGCTTTCTCAAACGCTGGTTCAAAATGCGCTCGGGTCGAGTGACATCGCCGCCGAGCGCCAGCTGAAGTTGGACGTGCTGTGTGCCCGTGCGAGTCGGGTGTACGAGGTGGCGCGGGCGCCACGCTACAGCGAGAGCTGGAGGGTTTATCCCTTTAACAGCGGCTACTTCATGCTGATCGAGGTGAAGGGTGTCGAGGCCGAACGACTGCGCCTTCACTTGCTGGACGAACACGGGGTGGGGCTGATTGCGACCGGAAAGCACGATCTTCGAGTCGCATTTTCATGTCTCGAAACCGATGACGTCGAGCCCTTGTTCGAGATCGTGCACAAGGCAATCCAAGAGTTGAACTGA
- a CDS encoding GNAT family N-acetyltransferase, protein MTAEKETADNVQHKGRARAECVRSAGAKDLDRVAALWTAITDHHRGIDPLFSMSPDGEDALGELLRAIQRDPDAQILVYDEFGDLPGMLIVRIDQSPPILRETERAEITDLGVRESERRRGIAGVLVDASLDWIRASGVARVEVHVAHENPEGQGFWRARGFADLMDVLHLRM, encoded by the coding sequence TTGACCGCTGAAAAAGAAACCGCTGACAACGTGCAGCATAAGGGCCGCGCCCGAGCCGAGTGCGTGCGCTCGGCCGGGGCCAAGGATCTCGACCGGGTGGCTGCGCTGTGGACGGCCATTACCGACCATCATCGAGGGATCGACCCCCTGTTCAGCATGAGTCCCGATGGGGAAGACGCCTTGGGGGAACTGCTGCGAGCGATACAGCGCGATCCCGACGCCCAGATCCTCGTATACGACGAGTTCGGCGACCTTCCCGGAATGCTGATTGTGCGCATCGATCAGTCGCCGCCGATTCTGCGCGAGACCGAGCGCGCGGAGATCACCGACCTCGGCGTGCGGGAATCGGAGCGCCGACGCGGGATCGCGGGGGTGTTGGTGGACGCGAGCCTCGACTGGATCCGCGCGTCGGGAGTCGCACGCGTCGAAGTTCATGTCGCGCACGAAAACCCGGAGGGCCAGGGGTTCTGGCGGGCGCGGGGCTTTGCCGATCTTATGGACGTTCTGCACCTGCGGATGTAG